One Branchiostoma floridae strain S238N-H82 chromosome 1, Bfl_VNyyK, whole genome shotgun sequence genomic region harbors:
- the LOC118418660 gene encoding girdin-like isoform X1: MAEEDADISPMEAFMDSPLVVWAKTFSPGSKVDFTNLVEGTFLNEMMLQIDPRPTNQRINKQVQGQVHLRIQNLAILMRHIKSYYQDVLQQLIVMKLPDIIAIGKEPEGEQCIHELRKILLLVLGCAVQCEKKEVFIEKIKELDLDVQHAMVGHIQEITDNTDNIFCTQWSELTEIPPEELDGLSRNMFYHLKRLVNERDDYCEALAEITQERDYYQHAQQEASKQAQSPVAPGQPQDKNHLTVELADTKARLRRLRQELEEKSEQVVDFKHEIEQINLTLQKLRQENLELSTDARSARAYRDELDVAKEKLSKTEKFESEIQRYKEKLNDLDFYKARTEELREDNRILHETKAMLEEQMESLRAKKEKWVEVEQENLRIKAQLKEMEERRDEDRRRIQELVDENMALDLDKRQTLNESLTLGRELEDAKSKSSSGWSYKGYYPLAAECNESATSRALRLEKENKRLVQEMEELREQMHHSDSSNTRMTELEKENQRLSEKLKRLQDSATKETQSLLDLEQFSDDLIKDKAQLEQTLETIKENSERQIQELERENEQLQQTINTLRQRTQISLDARVKDIEKENKTLHDSLRETTSKLSQVELEKKQLSRQFERIRDNAERAEEMERENVKVGREKEHLQRTIETLKISCENFDQLEKEHNAMEKEHRKLKKEVDSLKSKAEKFDESEKVNIQLNAEKQRLQRTIENLKGTGSKVSEIEEEKEELEKENHQLKKMLATSKESVQRLEEDNLRLDSQNQKLTKSVDHSSRKVEDLRKENSELESEGQRLQKSLENMKASSRKLQRLEKDNRDLETTNTQLERSQKQLEKENKRLRQSMEMKEGMLEDSNTRIASLETEIRHMQKDKERSKDTDSRIQELEKDNKDLLKQTTMDKKTLATLREELVNEKLHNQQLTNELEKLAAELDKIGLNKEKLLQQEHSQDESRWKALESRMESELKKSLEIKEEKVHALESRLQESVNRNQKLRDELRTLRREHEALQQKYEEEQGSSPPKVTVRRTTQGETTRELIKMKDQVIELERNNAKFETENSSLKQQSRSLESQCNKLQQQVSSLQSQNASLQGQSSNLQSQNAKLQVELSTLQSQKSSVTSEHTKLQTQHSQAETQYKSLQRRYDDMRSEHTALQKDFERLQKLHSTLSSDNEAMASEHSMLKSNFKILKSDNKRLEDQYNSLLKENEGLKKMKSTFESVRSEDRTLAAVKADNERLQATNRKLTADYQDLQTDHKGLKQTYNSLQLEHTQLAGDLREFQSQYMQMDMATSKMEGRCEMLQQLNRTLEEENKQLMSQLTKLLEQNQELLAQTLESKEQFHEEERQFSDKLNELRRQKEKLEEKIMDHYKGYEPSPPRKKGFKLFNKISAAMSRTNKAPKERDKKTSKVSLSDHVDGQGAERSDSSSIGSYGDSLDGSAENTNSQKTNNVQSDSTRQSRQKVKRRFTFSPGDLLESSLKSPRSPRSTSPRRVTTLKRSMSQAIVDDYIDMVFKSRRTNLRKHKYRSETVLNTILRDEKEEPQTKDKKKKRVRVLDNNQKVLSKSLDDIDEECNRDSGIDYDPYPLRDRKQKYRSELVLYRTSYPWDYEIESSRPRPLQERRNHYRSEEFLHRRSMPALDVISENFCALSSEDLHLNIPPEADSQSSGSAGSRPASHNTSYNSEGNRSWSNYSTNISPRIEIDRIRAGSLGSEDHIPTKDPGSLVPPVDRARTASYNSYDSRDSSPRDSTSTPRSHASTPRSQYNAVSPGSEMVSLEQFLDESNKVPSPLFTRKKMEKSRSQDSDSLLHDRDKDHLARNMMYSSMSQLPGESHSSRPPSSPNFNARRQHYQSEVNLSSIPKDRSQDRIHPDSRAMSSSTSRLDGSHPPAPPQRYAPSKMLSPAPNPQSSPVQTRVLTVSNRLDRLSKTPTPSQPQTVTVKTTTIPGTDKPTIMDGKTPSPRHEYGGGDAPRRPPPEYTNYSPRGYKPPSTSTPQSVRYSDRPTPNPRNLNSQYDSRPDYSRDSRPSPREGQYGRAPPSPGRAPPSPRQQRANPRPPQEQKSSVRQTAAMFEQKGRDDDRKGEAPNNQGGPSGAEGSSIWYEYGCV, from the exons GATGTTCTTCAGCAGCTGATTGTGATGAAGCTCCCTGACATCATTGCTATTGGCAAGGAGCCTGAAGGAG AACAATGTATCCATGAGCTGAGAAAGATACTGCTATTAGTGCTGGGATGTGCAGTACAG TGTGAAAAGAAGGAGGTCTTCATTGAGAAAATCAAGGAGCTAGACCTGGATGTACAACATGCCATGGTTGGACACATTCAAGAG ATAACGGACAACACAGACAACATCTTCTGTACCCAGTGGAGCGAGCTGACAGAGATCCCTCCTGAGGAGTTGGATGGTCTGTCAAGGAACATGTTCTACCATCTCAAGAGGCTGGTCAATGAGAGGGACGACTACTGTGAG GCACTTGCAGAGATCACACAGGAGAGGGACTACTACCAGCATGCTCAGCAGGAGGCAAGCAAACAGGCACAGTCTCCAGTTGCACCCGGGCAGCCACAGGACAAAAACCACCTGACAGTGGAACTGGCCGACACCAAGGCCCGACTGAGAAGACTCCGCCAGGAGCTGGAAGAGAAGAGCGAGCAAGTGGTGGACTTTAAGCACGAGATCGAGCAGATCAACCTCACCCTGCAGAAACTCCGGCAGGAGAACCTGGAGCTGAGTACGGACGCGCGGTCGGCGAGGGCCTACAGGGACGAGCTGGATGTGGCCAAGGAGAAGCTGAGCAAGACGGAGAAGTTTGAGTCTGAGATCCAGAGGTACAAGGAGAAGCTCAACGACTTGGACTTCTATAAGGCCCGGACTGAG GAACTACGAGAAGACAACAGGATCCTGCATGAGACCAAGGCCATGCTGGAGGAGCAGATGGAGTCCCTGAGGGCCAAGAAGGAGAAGTGGGTGGAGGTGGAACAGGAGAACCTCCGGATCAAGGCACAGCTGAAGGAGATGGAGGAG AGAAGAGATGAAGACAGGAGGAGGATTCAAGAGCTGGTTGATGAGAATATGGCTCTTGACCTGGACAAGAGGCAAACCCTTAACGAGTCCTTAACCCTCGGGAGGGAACTGGAAGATGCCAAGAGCAAGAGTTCTTCAG GCTGGTCCTACAAAG GTTACTACCCACTGGCCGCGGAGTGTAACGAGTCGGCGACCAGCCGAGCGCTGCGGCTGGAGAAGGAGAACAAGAGGCTGGTGCAGGAGATGGAGGAACTACGGGAGCAGATGCACCACTCTGACTCTAGTAATACaag AATGACTGAGCTGGAGAAGGAGAACCAGCGCCTGAGTGAGAAGTTGAAGCGCCTGCAGGACAGTGCCACCAAGGAGACCCAGAGCCTGCTGGACCTGGAGCAGTTTAGTGATGATCTCATCAAGGATAAG GCTCAGCTTGAGCAGACGTTGGaaacaattaaagaaaacaGTGAGAGACAGATCCAGGAACTGGAGAGAGAAAATGAGCAGCTTCAACAGACGATAAACACACTCAGGCAGAGAACGCAG ATTTCTTTAGATGCTCGTGTCAAGGATAttgagaaagaaaacaagaccTTGCACGACAGCTTGAGAGAGACAACCAGCAAGTTGTCCCAAGTCGAGTTGGAGAAGAAGCAGCTTAGTCGCCAGTTTGAGAGAATCCGTGACAATGCAGAGAGGGCAGAGGAGATGGAGAGGGAAAATGTAAAAGTCGGCAGAGAAAAAGAACACTTACAGAGGACAATAGAAACTCTGAAGATCTCTTGTGAGAATTTTGACCAACTGGAGAAGGAACACAATGCAATGGAAAAAGAACACAGAAAGCTGAAGAAGGAGGTAGATAGTTTGAAGTCAAAGGCGGAGAAGTTTGATGAGTCCGAGAAGGTCAACATCCAGCTGAATGCAGAGAAGCAGCGACTACAGAGAACCATCGAAAACCTGAAGGGCACAGGCAGCAAAGTGTCTGAGATCGAAGAGGAGAAGGAAGAGCTGGAGAAAGAAAATCACCAGCTGAAGAAGATGCTCGCAACCTCAAAAGAATCCGTCCAAAGGCTCGAGGAAGACAACTTGAGGTTAGACAGCCAGAACCAGAAGTTGACGAAGTCTGTGGACCATTCCAGTAGGAAGGTGGAGGATCTACGGAAAGAGAACTCCGAGCTGGAAAGCGAGGGCCAGAGGCTCCAGAAAAGTCTGGAGAACATGAAGGCATCCAGCAGGAAGCTGCAGCGGCTGGAGAAGGACAATCGTGACCTGGAGACAACAAACACTCAGCTGGAGAGGAGTCAGAAGCAGTTGGAAAAGGAAAACAAGAGATTGAGGCAGTCCATGGAGATGAAGGAGGGCATGTTGGAGGACAGTAACACCAGGATAGCCAGTCTGGAGACAGAGATCAGGCACATGCAGAAGGACAAGGAGAGAAGTAAGGATACAGACAGCAGGATTCAGGAGTTAGAGAAGGACAACAAGGATCTGCTGAAGCAAACAACTATGGACAAGAAAACACTGGCGACGCTACGGGAG GAACTGGTGAATGAGAAACTGCACAACCAGCAGCTGACCAATGAGCTGGAGAAGCTAGCAGCAGAACTGGATAAGATCGGTCTAAACAAGGAGAAACTTCTACAACAGGAGCACTCACAGGACGAGAG CCGGTGGAAGGCCCTAGAGTCCCGCATGGAGAGTGAACTGAAGAAGAGCCTTGAGATTAAGGAGGAGAAGGTCCATGCACTGGAGAGTCGGCTCCAGGAGTCAGTTAACAG GAATCAGAAGCTGCGCGACGAGTTGAGAACTCTGCGCCGGGAACACGAGGCTCTACAGCAGAAGTACGAGGAGGAGCAGGGCTCCAGCCCCCCCAAGGTCACGGTCAGGCGCACCACCCAGGGGGAAACCACCAGGGAGCTCATCAAGATGAAGGATCAGGTCATTGAGTTGGAGAGAAAT AATGCCAAATTTGAGACTGAGAATAGCAGCCTGAAGCAGCAAAGTAGGAGCCTGGAGTCCCAGTGCAACAAGCTGCAGCAGCAGGTGTCCTCGCTACAGTCCCAGAATGCCTCTCTACAAGGGCAGAGCAGCAACCTGCAATCCCAAAATGCAAAGCTGCAAGTCGAACTCTCTACACTGCAATCCCAGAAGTCCTCTGTCACTTCTGAACACACCAAACTGCAAACTCAACATTCCCAGGCAGAGACACAGTACAAGTCTCTGCAGAGAAGGTACGACGACATGAGAAGTGAACACACGGCTCTGCAAAAAGACTTTGAGCGTCTGCAGAAACTGCACAGTACCCTGTCCTCAGACAATGAAGCCATGGCTTCGGAGCACAGCATGTTGAAGTCCAACTTTAAGATACTGAAGAGTGACAACAAGAGGCTGGAGGACCAGTACAACTCACTTCTCAAGGAGAACGAGGGTCTGAAGAAGATGAAGTCCACGTTTGAATCAGTTAGGTCAGAAGACAGAACCCTGGCTGCTGTCAAAGCAGATAATGAAAG GTTGCAGGCAACCAACAGGAAGCTGACAGCAGACTACCAGGACCTGCAGACTGACCACAAGGGGCTGAAGCAGACCTACAACAGTCTACAGCTGGAGCACACCCAGCTAGCTGGGGACCTTAGGGAGTTCCAGTCACAGTACATGCAGATGGACATGGCCACCTCCAAAATGGAGGGCAGATGTGAG ATGCTGCAGCAGCTGAACCGTACACTGGAGGAGGAGAACAAACAGCTGATGTCACAGCTGACCAAGCTGCTGGAACAGAACCAGGAGCTGTTAGCTCAGACTCTGGAGAGCAAGGAGCAGTTCCACGAGGAGGAGAGACAGTTTTC TGACAAGTTGAATGAGTTGCGGAGGCAGAAAGAGAAGCTGGAGGAGAAGATCATGGACCACTACAAGGGCTATGAACCATCTCCTCCCAGGAAGAAGGGCTTCAAACTCTTCAACAAGATATCAGCAGCAATGAGTAGG ACAAACAAGGCACCAAAGGAGAGGGACAAGAAGACTTCCAAGGTGAGCTTGTCTGACCACGTGGATGGCCAGGGTGCGGAGCGGTCCGACAGTTCTTCCATCGGCTCCTACGGTGACTCCCTGGATGGGTCCGCTGAGAACACCAACTCACAGAAAACCAACAACGTTCAATCAG ATTCCACAAGGCAATCCCGACAGAAAGTCAAGCGCAGGTTTACAT TTTCTCCTGGAGATTTGCTTGAGTCTTCGCTCAAGTCTCCCCGCTCTCCCAGAAGCACCAGTCCCCGGAGAGTCACCACTTTGAAACGTTCCATGTCTCAGGCCATCGTGGATGATTACATTGACATGG TGTTTAAGAGCAGACGAACAAACCTGAGGAAACACAAGTACAGGAGTGAAACCGTACTCAACACCATCTTGAGGGATGAGAAGGAAGAGCCCCAGACTAAGG acaagaaaaagaagaggGTGCGCGTGCTGGACAACAACCAAAAAGTGCTGTCCAAAAGTCTGGACGACATCGATGAGGAATGCAACAGAGACAGTGGCATAG ACTATGACCCGTACCCCTTGAGAGACAGGAAACAGAAGTACAGGAGTGAGCTGGTGCTGTACCGCACCTCGTATCCTTGGGACTATGAAATTG AGTCCTCCCGACCCAGACCATTGCAGGAACGACGGAACCATTACAGAAGTGAAGAGTTTCTGCACAGACGGTCCATGCCTGCCCTTGATGTGATCAGTGAGAATTTCT GTGCCTTGTCTAGTGAGGACCTCCACCTCAACATTCCACCTGAAGCTGACTCACAAAGCTCAGGCTCTGCCGGGTCTCGCCCAG CATCACACAACACCAGTTACAACAGTGAAGGCAACCGCAGTTGGTCCAATTACAGCACCAACATCTCGCCAAGGATAGAAATAG ATCGTATCAGAGCGGGCAGCTTGGGAAGCGAAGATCACATTCCAACCAAGGACCCAGGCAGTCTTGTTCCGCCCGTTGACCGCGCCCGTACGGCCTCCTACAACTCGTACGACTCCAGGGACAGCTCGCCACGGGACTCCACTTCCACACCTCGGTCACATGCGTCAACACCGAGGTCTCAGTACAATGCAGTGTCACCGGGCAGCGAGATGGTATCGTTGGAGCAGTTCTTAGACGAAAGCAACAAGGTTCCCTCTCCACTGTTTACAAGG AAGAAGATGGAAAAGAGCAGGTCCCAGGACTCCGACTCATTGCTGCATGACAGAGACAAGGATCATCTGGCACGTAACATGATGTACAGCTCCATGTCACAACTCCCAGGGGAGTCTCATTCCTCCAGGCCACCCTCCAGTCCCAACTTCAATGCCAGAAGGCAACATTATCAGTCAGAAGTGAACCTGTCGTCCATTCCAAAAGACAGGAGTCAAGACAGGATCCATCCAGACTCGCGTGCCATGTCATCCTCTACCAGCCGGCTAGACGGCAGCCATCCTCCTGCACCTCCTCAGCGGTACGCACCTTCCAAGATGCTGAGCCCAGCACCCAACCCCCAGTCATCTCCCGTGCAGACACGGGTATTGACAGTCTCCAACAGGCTGGATCGCTTGTCCAAAACGCCAACTCCAAGCCAACCCCAAACTGTCACTGTCAAAACCACCACCATTCCCGGAACAGACAAGCCCACCATCATGGATGGAAAGACGCCGTCGCCTCGGCACGAGTATGGAGGTGGGGACGCACCTCGAAGACCGCCACCGGAATACACAAACTATTCTCCTCGTGGTTACAAACCTCCGTCCACCAGCACTCCTCAGTCTGTCAGGTACTCTGACAGGCCGACACCTAACccgagaaatttgaactcacaGTATGACTCCAGACCGGACTATAGTAGAGACAGTAGGCCCAGTCCCAGAGAAGGACAATATGGCAGGGCTCCCCCATCTCCTGGCAGGGCTCCCCCATCTCCCAGACAACAGAGGGCCAACCCCAGGCCTCCACAGGAACAGAAATCCTCCGTTAGACAAACAGCTGCCATGTTCGAGCAAAAGGGCCGGGATGATGACAGGAAGGGAGAAGCACCAAATAACCAGGGTGGGCCCTCAGGCGCTGAGGGGTCGTCCATCTGGTATGAGTATGGATGTGTCTAA